The Phyllopteryx taeniolatus isolate TA_2022b chromosome 4, UOR_Ptae_1.2, whole genome shotgun sequence genome includes the window taaagtacttgtaatttatttctgaactataattcttacaagaaatgaacatgagaagaaagtgtattgcatggagttttatttaaaattggaTATGGGCGCcaagcattagccaccagtttctcaagccgcttgggaaccgcattaactgatttcacaaggaactcttgtgggatggaagacataacttcccgtattcgcccttcaagttcttccaaagtcgttggtttggtagaatagacttgctcctttaatcatggaacatacacaaaatattacaacatattaataaattataagcattttaaaatagggagttacttttcaatcaccctgtattaCGTTCCTATCTTCGCGTCACCATAGGCATGCAATACAAAAGGGGCGTGTCCTCGCTACCCAATCAGATCTATGCCCCTAACCTTCATAGCCTTCTAGTCTTCGGGCGATCGCCTGACAGAAAATATGCGAATCATTACAAAATAGGTTGGGAATAAAAAATGTATCCGATTAGTGATATTTCATCTTAACTTCTCTTCTTACCTGTAACAGCAAAACTGCAAAAAGGTAAACCGGTTAACTTGAGGTAAAATAATTTGGGCAAGCCATTAAGTTATGTGAAACATTTTATGTCGAAGGGTACAATTCCAATTCTGATTACAGTATACATATTAAAAACACTGAAATGATCCACAGCACGTAATGCTAATGTTTGGTCGACAGAGGGTGTGCTCAGGCTAATGTAGCATGCTAACGCCTCAGAGGCCTTTTAATTATTAATGGAATTTTTAACAAACGTCCTACTTCCTGGTCAGAACGTCAGCAAAATAGAAGTACAACTAATTTGAAGTATACTCAGgaaaggttttttgtttgtagagTTATTCTCCAAACAAAAGTCACCACTTCAAGGTCATAATTTCAGCTACTAGTTATTACTAATCATGGGTATCATTTTAGTCTGAGataatttttctttcaaatgttttggggaaattgtCATACAGACGCGTGTATTTGTGTGCGCTTAGGTATATACATACACTTGCTTATTACTTTACATTTCTCTTAtaagtgtacatacagtacgaATACTGGCTGAAAATACAAGGtcaaataaacaagaaaaaattaaatatgtataCTATatagcccgcaaccctagtgaggatacacggtatggaaaatggatggatggatccagtatgtgccctgcaattggctggtgaccagttcagggtgtaccccgcctctcatccagaatcagctgggatacaCACCAgctcgcccgtgaccctagtgaggataagtggtatggaaaatggatggatggatatgtgtgtgtgtgtgtgtgtgtaaattagGATGAAGTTGTGACTTTTCATGCTAATCTGTTGATATAATGTCATTGGTGACAAGATGGCATCCAGTTTAACTTTATGTTGACACGTGTTAGCACACTGAATGAATGGACGCTAATGACCACTAATCACTTTAGAGACTTTACGTGTTTACAGGCAGACAGGGAATCCCGGTTTAAAGTTGAAAGTTCACAGAGAGTGATAGTAAGCACTCTGTGGTCCTCTCAATTTGGGGCTTAAAACCAGCACGTCAATGCTAATGAGCAAGCTAACAGCTAAGTGGATGCAAAACATTGACGCTAGGGTTTTGTAACTAGCTTGGCAATGGTAGCCATCTCaagtaaaatgaacattttgttttttattctataAATTACTGACAAATGACTCCCCAAATTCCATTTGCAAACATTCTACATATGACAAGGTCGatgtgtccatttaaaaaaagaaacgtggCCCTTGTGCAGCAGCGTCTTTCCTGCACGTCCACGTCAAATGGTGTGGAACAGGTAGTCGTCTGTCTTAGCGACAACATTCTTTCAATCACAGGACCTGGCTGACTGACCTTTGAACCCACCAGCAGACGTCTCAAATCTGATTAAACTCGAGATGGCACTCGCTCTGCTTGATTGGCTAAGACTGTCTGACCTCTGACCTCCACATTTGATGACAACCTTTTTCTTCTCAATGATTTACTTTCACCTAGACACCATGTGTATATATtagatgtatttttaaatatataaaagtcCCCAGGAATTgcacagtaaatacatttttgtgacatttacgCTAAGTGGTGTTTTGTGAGATTATAAATGTTTGTAACAGTTTGATCTTTtcctttcctcaaagtgatgttatacatcAGTCTCCTATTTGTTCACAGCAAGAGTGAAAACTGGGACCAAGGAATACTTAGAAACATGCCTTAAATGTGTTCAAAGCGTGTGGAAGGGGTAACAAAAGATTTGGGGGTCACGTGACACTGGTTGTCAGGTGACTTGTGGGTACAACACGTGTTGTGTTGCATTGCATTATAGGAAGAGGGCTGGGTTTAAGGCGGTAGGAAGGGGTTAATGTCTACGGCACAGTATACCCCGCGGCATTGGTTGCCTTTCATCCACTTCATGTGACCATGGGGTGGGGGGCGCACATGGGCACCCCCCCCCCGTGTTGTTACCCATGAGGCGAGTTTGGTGGAGCGCACATCTGTTTGAAGTCACTCCTTAGCCACTATGTAGTAACCTACATACGCATTTTTGGGGTGCTCCAACACTCCTAAATTGCATCACAGTAcccttaaaatgttatttttactcTTTTTAAAACAAGCTAGAAACATGTATAACCATacttgtaatattttaatgacaaaaatacagCCTTTCTTGCCTCATAATTGGTTTGTGCCACCTCTGTACGACTCGGCTCGGAGCATGCCATCTGCAGAGCAATACGCTGTCTTCCAGTGATATACAGTCGTGGTCCTAATTACCTGGCATAAACCAGGATCTGTGGAACACTTCTTAACCTCTGGCACCCAATACCAAGACACTACCAgtcctcatttttgctgcatttagtCATAGCTCACCATTTGTTGTCAGGTAGTATttacttgacatttttttctagtTAGGAAACGTTTCAGATGGTCAGAGATGGCACCACTGTCCTCTGAATTGAGAAGCTAGCTGTtgtgtacagtacaatattaaagCCAATTTGCTGTAGACAAGATGGATGCCCATGAATATTCTAACTCTCATTAGGAAAATTTAATTTAGTattgattcatccatccatccattttctgagccacttctcaccagggttgcgggcgtgctggagcccatcacagctatcatcgggcaggaggcggggtacaccctgaactggttgccagccaatcgcagggcacatacaaacaaccattcacactcacattcacacttatgggcaatttagagtccccaattaatgccatttttttgggttgtgggaggaaaccggagtgcccggagaaacgcaacgcaggcacggggagaagatgcaaactccacacaggcggggcagggatttgaaccccggtcctcagaactgtgaggctgacgctctaaccagtcgtccaccgtgccgccagtattGATTCAAGTATTCACAAAAGTCAATTTGTTAGTTTTACATATTGTGCATTGCATTTCCTATATATAAGTCCAAGGTCCATTTTAGGTATTTTTTGTTCTATAGGGGGCTGGGTTccttcccccaaaaattgtttATAAATCGAATCCATTCCTCTTGCTATGGTTCAACACTGAACTAACCTTAATCTGATTTGATGGGTTATTCACTTTTCTAAAAGTGTTATCTTCTCTTTCATCAAAATTggattaaaatgtacaaaacagtgaaatgtaTCTTCCCTGGCCGGGAGCTTAGAACCCCTGAATCACAGATCCTACAATCGCCCCGCTTGTTGCTCAATTTATTTCGGCACACTAGCCACCTCATGAACTGAACCAAGTGATCCAGCTGATTTGGTGCCGTTCTGTAGGGCAGCGGTCGGTCCCCAGCCTTTTTTGCACTACGTAAAGACAAACTTTGCTGCACCGGCATAGAACTAAACCAAATGATTAAGTATACGAtatcatttgactgttttacagattattattttttttttggtctgaatGTTTTATGAGTAGGATTAATATTGGCTGGCCAATCTGTCAGGAGCCCTGCAAATACACTTGCAGCGTTTGCGATGATGAATTCATTCCTGACTCCCCAATATCACCACAGAAGGATTAGGGAACTATCTAGATCCAATATATCAAAATCCCAAAGTCATTAGTAGGAAGTGAGTAAACAATTCTGACCACAGCCAACTCGTTCCAAGACCGCGATCCAATGTTGACACTGGAAGCAGCTCTGACGCCATAGCCACAACCACAAACAGTATGGCTGTGCTTATTTTAAGTCACACTTATCTCACACAGCCCCAGCACACCAAGTGAGATAACAGATGTGTTCATGTAACACGGACCACCAAAACACTGAAGGGGAttgcatctcacacacacacgatatgagtggtttgtttttattggccaagtgCTCGCTGCAATTGGTTGTGttgaaaaatgcacaaacacaaaacgtcgcgaaaaagcaaaaaaacacagGACGACACGGTTTTGAGTCCACCGAGCTCCACGGTCGCCATGGTTAACAAGAGGAACCCTTCTTAGGAGTCCCGCTCCTTCTTCACCTTGACGTCTCCAGCCAGGATGGTGGTGATCTCTCCCTGCATGAACGCCCAGGGCAGGTCTGAGCCGGCCAAAGGGCAGCGCCCCCCGCTGGGGCAGTACACCTCCCCGCTGGCACCCTGCGTCTTGATGCTGGCGCGAGAGCACGGGAAGCAGAATTTGTGCAACGCCACCGACGGGCACTGGACGAAGTGCGTGTCCTCGAGGCGCTCGTGGCACAACGTGCAGCAGAGCGGGACGCCGCCCGCCACCCCCGCTTCCCCCCCAGGCCCAGGCGAGGTGCCGCTGTTCCGCCGCACCCGGGCGCCGTCTTTGGGCACGCCCGCATTGTCTGTGGCCAGGATTAGGGCGGCGATGGGCAACTGAGCGTTCTGTGGCGGGGGGGCGGCTGCCCCAGGGGGCGAGAAGCCAGCCGGTGCGGCAGGGGCCATCTTGACCGCCTCAGAGTGCGATGGCAACCACGGCGAACCCTCGGTGTCGTTCAACTTGTGGGCCGTGCTTTTGCTGTCTGGCTCGGGAGACGCCTTCCTCTTCAAGCTGCGGGGATTCTTCCCCCTCTCTTGAGGACACAAACCAACACCATAGGCCAACGTAAGCACAGTTCATTTCCATCACACAAAGTACATGCTTAAAAATAGAGCTGCAACTAACGATGACTTGAGTAATCTAataatctgttgattatttcTTCAATAGAGTGATAAATCagattcaaaaacatttttaatttccatccttatttaaaaaacgggacattttaaattgactgtgcagaaaacacaaatgtattatGTTGCAGTCACTTGTTTAGCCCCTAACAtatcaaaacaatttgaaaaatattgatgattgttttccaaagtaaagcaAACGTTtacaatgtcttattttgattccaaGATAAATCCATTTTGGTCAACAGCAGAGGGCGATAATGCCCAACATGGCGGTCccctggaaaataaaaaaaaagacttcagttgccaacagaagtgaagtcagCCCCAAATGTCAATGGTTTTAAGTCCAGattaaaaactattcttttttcccccccatgagCATTTTGGaccatttccattttaaaattatttctcttgaactgtacatttttagtcattttagtctgcttttaaatgctttttagctgtcttttatttttctgtacttttgtttttaaatgtcgtttgctgttttaaatgttattaatcATGTATAGCACATTATCTTACCTTGTTCATGAAATGCACTACATAAATAAACTTTCCTTGTCTTGCCTTAAAGAGAtatgtaattgcctatagatgccacaatatGCTGGCAAAGCACACATTTTGTCTAAACTCCTCTATTTGCTTCAGCTTAATTTGCCTGGCAAGGTGGCATCAAAGCACAacttgtctaaatgaagctccttaaTTCACTTAACATTGTTCCCTGGCAACAAGGCATCAACGTCATACTTGTTTTGCTTTGGCCTGTGTGGTGTGCAGCAAATaagtgtttttcagcaaataacaagataggctgggggaaaaaaaacaactgtgccAGTAGGTAAATATAATGGATGACAGATAACACTTTTCAGATTGATATTAGTAAGCGTATTTACTcgtgagtactcaccgataccagTACAAATAGTATTTTTGATACAAAATTGAcatgaacacaatgacagacAATTGTAAACAAAAACCTGTCTTTCTGATCGATGTACATGATTGGCCGATGTAGCAAACCGTTCAGTGTAGCGCCACCTACTGGAGAGGACTAAATCTCAGCTTCGTTTGCAGttccaaatttaaaaagaaattgtcaTGTCTGACTGACCCGACAGTAGAATATTAAAATGATCCTTTGAAATATCATCCATCTCTGGCCTCATCTAATgccttttaattttattttaagtacAACTGCTACGACCGTGCAAGTGCGTCACGGTGACCCACTGAGCTATATTCtcgcaattacattttttatggcAATTTGTGAAACGACACTTTAGGGATAGGTGCacgtattttatttgtccaccaGGTCACAATCCACACCCGACACAAGCAGGGCATGCCGAATGTCGACAACAGCCCACGCAGACATGGTGTGAACATGCGATTTCCTGGTTTAACCATTTGGCTGTAGTTGTAGAAACTACTCAAGCTAAACTTTGCATCttccttgcatttttttcctgtcgATATTGTTAAGAGTGTGTGCATTCGCTATTCATTGGTATTTGGGAATTTATTTAATGAAACttactgtggcttgtgtttttcCATGTCTAATGGACCTAATATATTGCTTGacttcattttcaaaaaggcaAAACAGTGGAACAAAAAGATAAGTTACCGTACCTGTCTTGGAGGGGGCGTGGCCTTCGTACGTCATCATCCCGTGCGCGGCCATGTGCTCCTTTTTTAACCTGGCGTCGAGCGCGTGCACGGCCATGAGCTCGCGCACGCTTCTGCTCTCCGCCGCCATGTGGCTGTCAACCCGCAGCGCGGCCGCCTCGGTGGGCACCAGGACGGCGGTGGCGTGCGGGTGGCAAATGTTGAGCAGCGGCACCATGCCGGGCGGCACCACGCAGCCGCTCCGCCGCGGGTCGGTGGGGCTCTGGCGGTTCAGCTCGGGCGGGTCGTCGGCTTTGGGGAAGCCGTTGACGAGCCTCGTCGTCGCCGTCTGGTACTCCGGGCCCAGGCGAGGCGGCGGCCTGTCGGTTAGCGGGTAGCGGGAGGAGGCGAGCGCCCCCAGGGCCGGCTGGTGGAGCTCCTTGGCtgctgtcgtcgtcgtcgtcggcggcggcggcggcttccCCCCCGCTCGGCCCTCCCGGAGGCCCTGGGCCCGCTTGAGCTGGCGGGCGGTGTCGATGACCAGCTCGACTTGGTCGGCTCCCTCGTAGTTGACGCAACCTCGGCACACCACCTCGCTGAAGTCCCAAATGAAGGCCCACGGCATGCGGGGCAAGTCGCACAGGAAGCACGACTGGCGCCTGGCGGCCGCGGTCATTGTCGATGCGTTCCGGACGACgacaataacacaaaaatgtcGTCGTAGGGAAGAAGACGCGACAGACGAGGAGCCGCGCGAGCCGAGACGAGTGCGCGAAAACGGACGCAAAATGTCGACGTAGGCGTTCTGTTGTTTGTGACGTCATAAAGCATCCGCCTTCATCGTGGACTTACGCCACAGCCACGTACGGCTTTCTTCAATAGTTCCTTGGacgagttgttttttttctgtttgcccACCTATACTACCGCTCGGACTAATATCAAAGATCGTTTGTATTGCGTGAGATGTCGCATTCTTCTCTTTAATCTCCcccacaccacaccacacacacacaaacaaacacacacaaactttccTTGCATCCTGACTGCAGAACGAAGACgacatttatttaacctttatctTGGTAAATGGTACGTGCAGTGCACATTTATATACAGTGTCGGAGTGTAACTAATTGCACATAACAAGATTGTCATTTAATTACACAATTTATGTAGTTGTAAcccattcatttcattattgggaggattttgttttaacagacATGATGTATTtccatttcatcatgttttgttaccaGTTTATTATtagtgtaaagaacaaatatttagttaattccaaaataattatcTGTGGTTTCAATCCacctttttagaggaaacatctaagggtcctgttgatgcattcatttaaTATTAAGAAAATGAAGTCAAATGTAATAAATTGTAATTAGTTATATCCCTTTGAGAAAGGAATTGAAATAtttacactactattacatttgcAACAACACAACTTGTAGCTGTAACCAACTAGATTTCCAAAGTcattttcccaacactgctAATAAAATGGTCTTACACGGAGCTTTTcgacagccatccatccataaatccattttctttaccgcttttcctcactagggtcacaggctgctggagcctatcccagctatcttcgggcgggaggctggatacatcctgaaccggtcgccagccaatcgcagggcacctataaacaaacacccattcgcccattcaacctatatttaattgaatacactacaaagagaagatatttaatgttcaaactgataagctttattgtttttagcaaataatcattaacttagacttttatggctgcaacacgttccaaaaaagctgggacaggtggcaaaaaagactacgaaagttgaggaatagtcatcaaacacccgtttggaacatcccacaggtgaacaggctcattgggaacaggtgggtgccatgattggctataaaaggagcttacctgaattgctcagtcattcacaaggaaagatggggtgtaaaatacgacaagggagaccccagactgttgaacagctgaagctgtacatcaagcaagaatgggaaagaattcctcctacaaagcttcaacaattagtgtcctcagttcccaaacatttcttaaatgttgttaaaagtaaaggtgatgtaacacagtggtaaacgtgaccctgtcccagcttttttggaacgtgttgcagccataaaattataagttattgattatttgctaaaaacaataaagtttatcagtttgaacatgaaatatcttaaatataggttgaacatgatttgcaaatcattgtattctggttttatttatgtttaacacaacgtcccaattggaattggaattggggttgtagttacaTAATTGCATATTATATTACATCATAGCATATGATGgaaaaaaggtttataacaggctaaaaacaggtgcagcgaTCACGTACAGAAATAAACAAAGCAACATATCGTTGCTGTCAGGCAGAAACcctgtatgtccaaatatggtcaatttcatatttaaaaaaaaaacgatactattggtctgtccccacttcgtctgttatttttaggTAATATTAACCAgtgtaaagtgttgaaaatagcttgagaaaaaaaatatatgaactgtatttttttttttagacgtaAAAACAGTGAggttaaatacatttgagtaggcttgttttgttgcaATCGATCGGTGTAATGCTTTGTTTCAGAAAGAAGCTGCATGAGGCAAGTGCGTGCAATTAAGATCTGCCCGGGTCATCGCTCATGGCtctaagacctttgaaaaagagtttgggaagaggcgtttgcttttgtgacaattaaaggctttttgtacagTCAGGGGGTTAGCATGAACGCATACTTTGATGTGCACAACTGGAAGCAGTGTTTGGTaaaagtagtcattttggaGGCGTGAGGATTCCACACGGCAGCGATGATATGCAACTAAATTCAGAA containing:
- the LOC133476574 gene encoding interferon regulatory factor 2-binding protein 2-B-like, which codes for MTAAARRQSCFLCDLPRMPWAFIWDFSEVVCRGCVNYEGADQVELVIDTARQLKRAQGLREGRAGGKPPPPPTTTTTAAKELHQPALGALASSRYPLTDRPPPRLGPEYQTATTRLVNGFPKADDPPELNRQSPTDPRRSGCVVPPGMVPLLNICHPHATAVLVPTEAAALRVDSHMAAESRSVRELMAVHALDARLKKEHMAAHGMMTYEGHAPSKTERGKNPRSLKRKASPEPDSKSTAHKLNDTEGSPWLPSHSEAVKMAPAAPAGFSPPGAAAPPPQNAQLPIAALILATDNAGVPKDGARVRRNSGTSPGPGGEAGVAGGVPLCCTLCHERLEDTHFVQCPSVALHKFCFPCSRASIKTQGASGEVYCPSGGRCPLAGSDLPWAFMQGEITTILAGDVKVKKERDS